The following DNA comes from Miscanthus floridulus cultivar M001 chromosome 5, ASM1932011v1, whole genome shotgun sequence.
tgcatatttcttttgtggtagcatggagatgatcttcctcatgatgtccgcatcatctagctttgtcaatcctattgaatggagctcattgataattagattcaaacgagaatacatatcatgaacaagctcatcatcattcattataaaggaatcataattttgtttagctagacaatgtttttgctcacggacattacttgtgccatcatggagctcttgaagttttaaccaaatttcatgtaccgtatttaaagtgaacacttggttaaacacatccatactgaaagattcaaacaagcaattcttagctctagcattgaaatgcatttctttttcatcactctttgtgggttttttgggattcttaatgggttttatcccatcacgagtgactctccaaactcccaaatcaaccgcctcaaggtagcaagccattctagctctatagtaggggaagttagtgccatcaaagtgcggaggcctagaggtatccatcccaaccactctaattagcgttggctcaacggcggttaagccaaaggtccaaattgagccaaccggctttgataccaattgaagcaaaccgtgacgcctaagagggggggggtgaattatgcAACTTAAAATtccaactctaaactatggcctctttttctaaccctagcaaaacctatgcaaaagataaactatctaaatatgcaactacggttttgctagtgtattgctatttctaccgcaaaaggagtaatgtaaacaatgtaaatgcggaagcttaaagagcaaggtagagatatgcaaactcccgtcgatgactctggtatttttaccgaggtatcgagaagcgcacaagcttccccctagtcctcgttggagccctgcgtaaggaatccctcgcaagggccaagctcctggtcgggtaactccgtggatagcctcgagccttccccacacgtaagtgggtctccaacatgccttccggcaagcctctcccggatactccccgccgtcttcactatcaagcttccggctgaaacgccgtgggccttattccctctggtacacggtggcggtcacaccacaaacgcggttggtgtgatctcgcaagactacaagcccctccgatgtacaacaatagtgcacgcaagcaccgagtggtaagagatatgcaaacctcactaaacactaggcctaaacctagagcaagcgcataagcgatggtctaatcaacctaagcacttcgtaaagcacctatgctaatcacctaatgaaacactaagcactatgcaagtggagatcactaaaatggtgtatcaacacccttggtatgtttccttagctccactcaactcatttggccggttgggggttgtatttataagccccactgagaaagtagccgttggggatgaaatctcgcttttctgctactggtCGGACGCTGGAGTCATCCTGATCGAACGCgcccggtcgtcccgaccgttcgagccacgaacaactgatcggacgctgccagtgtccggtcacttgccaccggacgcgtccggtcgcaagttcgccgctctgtaacctctctgtactcgatcagacgctgttgTCCTGCATCCGGTTGGTTTGCCGttagcgtctggtccagcgtccggtcgctgctgctgatgctgagccactgatcggagcacccggtcacttctgtgagctcgtttcttcatgatcttgcgtacggcttggtttctatcttcatgcttggactttgcttgatatcttaggtcttttcttgtgcttctaaggtcttgcttgaggtgttgatcattgaatcatcacgtcgcctttgtccaagtcacgtcttgcatcctattgaactacaaaataatcacttgcaaattcattagtccaatttggttgtgttggtcatcaaacacccaaatccaaagtaaatggaccaagggtccattttccttacaggtaCAGGCTACGCCTCATCTGAcccccgagggcgcgggctcccGCTCGCCCGACGGAGGTCTGTACCGCGCCCATCCACTACGGGTCTGAAAGTACGAGTCGGGGGTCAAACTTCTGATGCCAGAAGGGGAGCAGACGCATCTTGACGTGACCTACGGCCACGATGGGCCATGTCTGAGGATGCATGTCACCAATAGCATCGGGCGTGCCGACGCTGTACTACCTACTCCTCGTACGGCCTTAGGCGGAGACATCAACGAGCCATACCATCTGCTGGACGGGATGGAGCGCCACGACTGGCTGACGACGCCCGCATGCGGCgtcagtgatgaacagggccatgacgtggagccatccccctcatcgtctacagggtcggcgggacctgcatgaaggagaTGGAAGACACTGCGATCtaggaagccttcctctccttgtctctttctctctctccgaTGTAACCTGTATCTTCCCctttgtctataaaaggggaagcagggcaccccacggAGGGGGCGATTCGAAGACACATCTAACACGTCTGCGCGGCGAAAGGCTTAGACGCTCGGCAGTAGACAGAGAGCTCAACCAGACTCACTCTTCCCACTAGAAACttaggaccttctccctctctcgcctgtttgtcacccttactacaaaccaagtgtcggtaacacgagcaaccgcagactggacgtagggacgttccgtccgaaccagtataaatccttgtgtcctccaagcacaACCATCTGGGTTAGACGCgtaaactagaaatttactagccggtgattcgaaacaccgacaaccacGATCCCAAGTTCCGAGGACATGGCCTGCGTTGgcttggatggcctctaagttaAGGCCATCATCGTGGATCCCATGCCATAGCGGGTGGGGTCGTACAAACGTCTTATCGGGCCGTATTTGGACGGTGGTTCTCTGTACCTTCTGTCACTGTTTGGCGGTGTTGTCTTTTCTCTGCCGCGTGGCGCAGGGATGACGTCTGACCGGATCGAGGTGACCGCtatccccttggtccttgcggAGTTAGTGCGGCGTGCTTGCTCCTGTCGGAGCAGTCCCGCTTGGTTAGACTCGGTCTCTTCCGTCCCTTCCTAGGGGTCGGGACGGCAAGAGGTTGTGAGTTGCCGCGTAGCGTGCGGCTAAGGCAAGAGGAAGGGGTCGTAGCTGACCCCGGCTTCAGTGATTGACCCGGTCCGCTTAGCTTAGCTGGGCCTCGGTCATTCGGGCTCAAGCTTGGCTTCAGTATCACGGGCCGTTCGGCCTGCCTGTTATttgatgccttgagacacccgggGATCATAACTCCGGCAAAATTAAAACAGAGGAAGAATTATTTATCTATATCTATTACTCTACAACAAAGGCAAATAAAATTACATTATGCTCCGTGGGCAATTTTGGAATTATCACCACTACATGAGGctttgtttggatgcacatgtatttATCTCAATCCGCATATGTTGAAGTGGATTATAGAGGAATTAATCTAAGTTCCATTCAATTCTACTCTAACatatgtggattgaagtggatacacgtATACAAGGCCTGACGTGGGATCACAGTACTTCGGATCCACCCAACACATCGGTCACCTTTGAGACGGCTTTTGTTTTGCCCCTCAGACATACCTTTCGGCTTTCGTATGACCCTCAGTTCTTCTCGCATCATTTTCAGGTCCCTCATTTACTATTTGAATCCACGAGGACAGTTTAGGTGTGACTTCAGCCCTCTCGTGTCACCTTCATCGTTGGACTCCATCGCATCCACCTCCCAAATCTTGGAGGCAAAACTCAAAAATATGTGCATACATTGGGCAGATGTAGCCGCAAAGGTCGTGCCCCCTAACAGTGAGGTCACAAGTGATGTCAAGTATtttctctatttcaaattataagagcaGTAATTATCAAACGCGCCGTAAAGGTCGTGCCCCAACAGTGCTGTCAACGCACGTGCCGCAAACGTCGTAACCCGCCAATAGTGGTGTCTACGCACGCGCTGCAAACGTCGTACCCCAACTGTGGGGCGGTGCTGATAGTCGAGGTAGATGTATAGCCGATGTCCGTGCAGGCTGGCCTCACAGCAGGCGCGCACGTCTCCCGGCTGGGCCGTCGGGCGCACACGGTCGTGCTCATGCCGGCGGCGCCCTGCCTTATCCCGAAGAAGGTGACAGTGACACCGCAGCGGAAGGCGTTGCGCAGGCTGTGGCAGCTCTGTCGTCACTCGTGACATCGGATCGTGAGTCGTGACAGGGTGACGTGCATGATTTCTGTTTGTAGAAAAAGTCGGTAGCCTGGCACATGAATACTTCTCGCCCACTGATGATAATAACAACTGATGATTGTTAGGTAGTAAAATAGTTCATGGCATCTTGTAAAGTTTTGATGATTATTAAATATTCTTCAATGCTAATAGgcatgttcgcttcgctgaaaaaacaagccaaaacactattccggttgatttgttgtgagagagaaaacatagttccggctaaaaaaacaagatgaaaaatacggattataagataaatgAACAGGACCATAATATATAAAAATTTTAACTTTTATAGATACATtaattttactatatatctagaataTTGCAAGTCTAAAGGTATAACCATGATCAAACTCTACACTCGAGTCTTAGCTTCACATAAGTACACACAACACCAAGTTTTTTTTTCCGACTCACAAAATCAAGTTCCTGCTCGTGCTTCCAATAAGACTGGGCCCTTCGTTGTTCTTCTCTCTACATTATTTAGAACAGGTATTCCTGAGGACATCTGCAGGAGAGTGCCACGCCAATCGCATCATCATTGTTGCTTTCAAGTATTTTTAGCTCTGCTTCTTTGGTGTATCAGCATACTTCCAGGTGGCATGTTGAAAGGAAGCGAATTGTCTTTCACCAGCCACATCTTCTTCACGTATCTGGCTGCCCATTTCTTTCAGATCTTCGTCTGTCAGTTTCACGTTCAAGGAGTCAATGTTGGAATCTAGATTCTTGATTTTGGTTGTCCCTGAGAAATTGTAGGAAACATCTGTCAGTGACTAAATACAGGACTATCGGAACATATAGCCATTAAGCATGACTACTGATGACTTGCTTTGAACTTGGAAGGGAATAATAAGTGCAGGACTCAAGAATAAGTCAGTTAAATCACACCATTTCAAACCAACAAAAGTATTTCATAGCTCAGTAAAAGAGATCATATGGCACAAACTGTTCAACCTATCATGCACACACATTAGGAAGGAAGGAGGTTACTTCCCTTCAAAACAAGGAAAGTTTGTTTGACTGGATGTGTTCCTCTACATTATAGTGGTTCTCTGCCAAAGTAGACTATATCATAACTGAAAAGGGTTTCTCCCCAATCATACCACTTAAACTATTTCCAATCATTAATGGTCTATGAATATGATGCCATACACTTTTCTCTGAAAgtgtatacaagaaaaatgtgTCTGGAAATGCATCTTTGGGTGAACAACTCTGTGACTCATCAGCCTGGAAGCACTGACCATCGTCAGTGATAAGAGAATGAGATTATAAGGTCACACCTGGTATAGGAACCACATCATCTCCTTGATGCAGAACCCATGCTAAAGCCAGCTGAGCAGGGTTGCAATGGTGCTTATTGGCCAGTTCTTCCATTCGCAGATAAATTTGCTTGTTCCTCTCCAAATTTTCTGCTGCAAACCTTGGGTGCCCATGCTGACAAGCCAAAGTTAAATCTGTAAGTGAACTAAAAAAAGGTTTTGATATAGACCAAGAGATGATTATTTTTTCTTTTGCAATGGAAGAAATAAACAATATTCTGAGGTAGACTGTATCAATACCAGAACAGATTCAGCGGACACTTGTTCTTTCACTCCTCTCCCACCGAAAAACCCACGGCCAATAGGACTGTAGGGCACAATTCCAATGCCCAGTTCTCTGAAGTCCACAGAGCAAAAAGAATCTTATTACATGATAAATATCCGGTAGGGACTAAGGAGTTAGGACCTCCATGGGCTGGAACAAAAGAATCTGCAATCCATGAATCACCTGCAGAGCGGCACAATTTCGGGCTCAATGTCGCGAGACCAGAGAGACCACTCCATCTGCACCGCGGTGATCGGGTGCACAGCATGTGCGCGCCTAATGGTGTCCGGGCTCGCCTCTGACAATCCGATGTACTTGACCTTCCCCTCCTCCACCAACTTATTGAGCTCGCCAATCTGCAATGATTTCGAACAAAGAATTCACATGAGCAAACACAACAACAACGCCGACTGCTTTAAGGCAGGTCGAATGTGCAGGCAGGCTGCAGAGACCGTCTCCTCGATGGGAACTGTGGTGTCAATGCGGTGTTGGTAGTAGAGGTCGATGCAGTCGATGTTGAGGCGGCGGAGGCTGGCCTCGCAGCAGGCGCGAACGTACTCCGGCCGCCCGCACACGGTCCGCGCGCCGCTCTCGTCACGCCGGAGCCCGAACTTGGTTGCCACCTGCACCTGCTCCCGCGGCAGCTGCTTCAGCGCCTGCACACATGCAGCGATCGATGTCTTCCGCGGGTCAGTAAAACTCGCTCACGCTCACAAGAACTCtccaggaaaaaaaaagaaaagaaagggcgGACCTTGCCGAGGAGGATTTCGTTGGTGAAGGGCCCGCCGTATTCGTCGGCGGTGTCGAAGAAGGTGATCCCGCGGCGGAAGGCGTGCGTGATCACGGCAATGCCGGCCTCGTCGTCCACTGGGGAGTTGTACGCGCCCGTCAGTCCCATGCACCCGAACCCTAGCATGGACACCTACACGGATGGAATCAATCGGCCGAGTCGATTCAATCAAAGCACCGGGCTAGCGGAGAACGAGAGAGCGGAGGCGCGGCCGCCGCAACAAGATAATTCGGGGAGAGGTGAACGGAGAGAGATAAAGCGACCTCGAATCCCTGGGTGCCGAGCTTGACGCGCGGAACCGGAGGGGCTTGGCTATTCATGGCCGCTGCTCGCCGGTGAACTGAACGAGGAACGGTGGAACGAAGTTTGGTTCCAGGAAACATAGCAGCCACTTTTGCGAGAATTTATAGGGCACATGGGTACATACTGCATTACAATAGATTAAGACTAAAAATCAAATTTGCATTCTAATTTCCGCAGTCAAACTAATTTCCATGGCCCTTGTCAAGTATACTGTAGTAGTAGTTATCAAACGCGCCGTCACTACCAGAAACAGAAGGTACGCCGAGTGCAACATGGTTTATCGAGTGTAATTTATCGAACACTATGCAAAtaagctctttgtcgagtgctgcaaaaaaaacactcgataaaataattgcactcggcaaacgagacaaaaaacactcggcaaagtttgacactcggcaaactagaaaaaaaacactcgacaaaactaGGCACTCGaaaaagaaatatgtttgccgaatTTAATTgctcg
Coding sequences within:
- the LOC136452423 gene encoding probable aldo-keto reductase 1 gives rise to the protein MFPGTKLRSTVPRSVHRRAAAMNSQAPPVPRVKLGTQGFEVSMLGFGCMGLTGAYNSPVDDEAGIAVITHAFRRGITFFDTADEYGGPFTNEILLGKALKQLPREQVQVATKFGLRRDESGARTVCGRPEYVRACCEASLRRLNIDCIDLYYQHRIDTTVPIEETIGELNKLVEEGKVKYIGLSEASPDTIRRAHAVHPITAVQMEWSLWSRDIEPEIVPLCRELGIGIVPYSPIGRGFFGGRGVKEQVSAESVLHGHPRFAAENLERNKQIYLRMEELANKHHCNPAQLALAWVLHQGDDVVPIPGTTKIKNLDSNIDSLNVKLTDEDLKEMGSQIREEDVAGERQFASFQHATWKYADTPKKQS